In one window of Helianthus annuus cultivar XRQ/B chromosome 17, HanXRQr2.0-SUNRISE, whole genome shotgun sequence DNA:
- the LOC110924906 gene encoding uncharacterized protein LOC110924906 codes for MEGLNVRAYTSHFNDLARLVPRMVTPEYVKVESWGLSPRIRSMVTSAKPTTYLEATTLAKSLADDAARKGSLDKKEETGKSSGKAKVDAKSERPGSSESKTEVTKKRKSESSRKETEEKRDRKRSSKKAYAASSSGTRKDGTRDSRGGSERKTREEGQKKCNRCGRTRHATRECYAKSTVEGTRIEGCFQCGEQGHFKKDYPKAGGQNARGRAFELNAGKARDDPAVVTGMFMINNHSAFVLFDTGADLSFVSKNFEPFLCSPTSKLNKKYSIELANGKLIETSEVVRDCSILLGDHKFSIDLLPVELGSFVVVVAMDWLSKNKAEIVCSESKCGYLVLVVAKR; via the coding sequence ATGGAAGGTCTGAATGTCAGAGCTTACACTTCTCATTTTAACGACTTGGCGAGGTTAGTTCCACGAATGGTTACTCCTGAATATGTGAAGGTAGAAAGTTGGGGATTGTCGCCACGAATTCGCAGTATGGTTACATCCGCGAAACCTACCACCTACCTAGAGGCTACTACATTGGCAAAATCATTAGCCGATGACGCTGCTCGCAAAGGTAGTCTTGATAAAAAGGAGGAAACCGGGAAGTCATCGGGCAAGGCCAAAGTAGACGCGAAATCTGAACGGCCGGGGAGTTCTGAGTCTAAGACAGAAGTTACGAAGAAGCGCAAGTCCGAGAGCTCGAGGAAGGAGACTGAAGAGAAGCGCGACAGGAAACGCAGTTCGAAGAAGGCATATGCAGCAAGTTCTAGTGGTACTAGAAAGGATGGCACCAGAGATAGCCGAGGCGGATCTGAGAGAAAGACTCGTGAGGAAGGACAGAAGAAATGTAACCGATGCGGACGAACTAGGCATGCTACTCGCGAATGCTATGCCAAAAGTACTGTGGAAGGAACGAGGATTGAAGGATGCTTCCAGTGCGGAGAACAAGGACATTTCAAGAAGGACTATCCTAAGGCGGGAGGACAGAATGCCAGGGGTAGAGCGTTCGAGCTAAATGCTGGGAAGGCACGTGATGATCCTGCTGTTGTCACTGGCATGTTTATGATCAATAACCATTCCGCGTTCGTACTTTTTGATACTGGAGCTGACTTGAGTTTTGTCTCAAAAAACTTTGAACCATTCCTGTGTTCACCTACAAGTAAGCTAAATAAGAagtactcgatagaactagcaaatggtaaactGATAGAAACTAGCGAAGTCGTACGCGACTGTAGTATTCTATTAGGCGATCATAAATTTAGTATTGATTTACTACCAGTGGAGTTGGGAAGTTTCGTTGTAGTTGTGGCAATGGATTggctgtccaagaacaaagcgGAGATTGTTTGCTCGGAAAGCAAGTGCGGATACCTCGTCCTGGTGGTGGCGAAGCGTTAA